One window of the Anopheles cruzii chromosome 2, idAnoCruzAS_RS32_06, whole genome shotgun sequence genome contains the following:
- the LOC128276762 gene encoding general odorant-binding protein 56d-like has translation MARFDPVTLLALIAITSGVLLVPCHGQDILGSLFRCRNEFEIDPNVFESLRTGDFSVRNPTVECFGECFVKRAGFMNDDFTFNRDTIIRYTSRFVSKEAAAEVYTRCTANVAPTLCVTAFEVYRCIYEHINQKWNTTK, from the exons ATGGCAAGGTTCGATCCCGTGACCCTATTGGCGCTGATCGCGATCACCAGCGGAGTGCTCCTGGTCCCGTGT CACGGTCAGGACATTCTTGGATCGCTGTTCCGGTGTCGCAACGAGTTCGAGATCGACCCGAACGTGTTTGAGTCGCTCCGCACCGGAGACTTTTCCGTGCGCAATCCGACGGTCGAG TGCTTCGGTGAGTGCTTCGTGAAGCGGGCCGGCTTTATGAACGATGATTTCACCTTCAACCGCGACACGATCATACGCTACACGAGCCGGTTCGTGTCGAAGGAAGCGGCGGCCGAGGTGTACACGCGATGTACGGCCAACGTCGCGCCGACATTGTGCGTCACCGCCTTCGAGGTGTACCGGTGTATCTACGAGCACATCAACCAGAAGTGGAACACCACCAAGTAG